Proteins encoded by one window of Catharus ustulatus isolate bCatUst1 chromosome Z, bCatUst1.pri.v2, whole genome shotgun sequence:
- the SLC26A1 gene encoding sulfate anion transporter 1 isoform X2: MERPLEATRMENNTSSCFLMERKTHAKINRKEVILAKLRKSCSCTPQKLKNFLMDFFPVLRWLPKYRCKEYIWGDVMSGLVIGIILVPQAIAYSLLAGLKPIYSLYTSFFANIIYFLMGTSRHVSVGIFSLISLMVGQVVDRELLLAGFDLNDDAPPASGDGSLQNDNLSNTTAFNLTIVGINAECGKECYAIGIATALTFMAGVYQVLMGIFRLGFVSMYLSESVLDGFATGASLTILTAQVKYLIGIKIPRSQGHGMLVITWINIFRNISQANLCDVITSAICIVVLVTAKELGDRYKHKLKFPLPTELVVIVVATLVSHYGKLNEVYASSVSGAIPTGFIPPKVPEFNLMLRVALDALPLAIVSFVFTVSLSEMFAKKYAYTIRANQEMFAVGFCNIIPSFFHSFATSAALAKTLVKTSTGCQTQISGVISAMVVLLVLLFLAPLFYSLQKCVLACIIIVSLRGALRKFQDVPARYQVNKVDTLVWVVTMSASALVSTEIGLLVGIVFSMLCIIVRTQRPRTALLGQIQDTSFYEDDLEYENLSTVPKVKIFRFEAPLYYANRNYFLKSLYRLTNLDPNLEAARRKKYEKKEKQHLKKGNHRTANGLGIGETTLQLVPKQIDFQTLVVDCSSISFLDTTGVNTLKEILKDYKNLNISVLLACCNPSVIDSLKRGGYFGKDFGCMQEMLFYSIHNAVLFAKDQKLPADCSV; this comes from the exons ATGGAAAGACCACTTGAGGCTACCAGAATGGAAAACAACACCTCATCCTGCTTTCTCATGGAAAGAAAGACTCATGCCAAGATTAATAGGAAAGAAGTCATACTAGCGAAACTGAgaaagagctgctcctgcacaccACAGAAGCTGAAGAACTTTCTTATGGACTTCTTTCCTGTTTTACGATGGCTTCCCAAGTACAGATGCAAAGAGTACATTTGGGGGGATGTTATGTCTGGGTTAGTGATCGGGATAATTTTGGTGCCTCAAGCAATTGCATACTCCCTGCTGGCAGGTCTGAAGCCCATTTATAGCCTTTACACATCATTCTTTGCCAACATCATCTATTTCTTAATGGGCACATCCCGTCACGTCTCAGTTGGCATTTTCAGCTTGATAAGCTTAATGGTGGGACAAGTTGTGGACCGAGAACTTCTCTTGGCTGGGTTTGACTTGAATGATGATGCCCCACCAGCCTCAGGTGATGGCTCTCTGCAGAATGACAATCTGTCCAACACAACTGCCTTCAACCTTACCATTGTGGGGATAAATGCCGAGTGTGGGAAAGAGTGCTACGCTATTGGCATTGCTACAGCCTTGACATTCATGGCTGGAGTGTATCAG GTTCTAATGGGGATCTTCCGTCTGGGTTTCGTATCTATGTACCTATCCGAGTCCGTACTAGATGGCTTTGCAACTGGTGCTTCCTTAACCATTTTAACAGCTCAAGTGAAGTATCTGATAGGAATAAAAATTCCACGTAGCCAAGGGCATGGGATGCTTGTTATTACCTGGATTAACATTTTCCGGAACATTTCTCAGGCTAACCTTTGCGATGTCATCACAAGTGCCATTTGTATCGTGGTGCTGGTCACCGCTAAGGAACTCGGAGATCGGTATAAACATAAACTGAAATTCCCTCTTCCCACAGAGCTGGTAGTTATCGTTGTGGCAACACTGGTGTCACACTATGGTAAGTTAAATGAAGTGTATGCATCCAGTGTTTCTGGAGCTATTCCAACAGGATTTATCCCTCCAAAGGTACCAGAGTTCAACTTAATGCTCCGAGTTGCACTAGATGCTTTGCCTCTTGCCATAGTCAGTTTTGTCTTCACTGTATCCCTCtcagaaatgtttgcaaagAAATATGCTTACACCATCCGAGCCAATCAGGAAATGTTTGCTGTGGGATTCTGCAACAtcattccttctttcttccactCTTTTGCAaccagtgcagctctggcaAAAACACTTGTCAAAACATCTACGGGCTGCCAGACTCAAATCTCTGGAGTAATTAGTGCAATGGTGGttttgctggtgctgctcttccTGGCACCTCTCTTCTACTCCTTGCAGAAGTGTGTCCTGGCTTGTATTATCATTGTCAGCCTTCGGGGAGCCCTGAGGAAGTTCCAAGATGTGCCAGCACGGTACCAGGTGAATAAGGTGGACACACTTGTTTGGGTAGTTACCATGTCTGCCTCTGCCTTGGTCAGCACAGAAATAGGACTGTTGGTTGGCATTGTTTTCTCCATGTTATGCATCATTGTTCGGACCCAGCGGCCACGGACAGCCCTGCTTGGTCAGATCCAAGACACCAGCTTTTATGAGGATGACTTAGAATATGAAAATCTCTCTACTGTTCCAAAGGTCAAAATATTTCGGTTTGAGGCCCCACTTTACTACGCAAATAGAAACTACTTCCTAAAGTCTCTATACAGATTGACCAATTTAGATCCTAACCTAGAAGCTGCTAGGAGGAAGAAATatgagaagaaggaaaagcagcatctgAAAAAGGGAAATCACAGAACTGCTAATGGACTTGGCATCGGAGAAACCACTTTGCAACTAGTTCCGAAGCAAATTGATTTCCAAACCCTTGTTGTAGATTGCTCTTCCATCTCATTTTTGGACACCACTGGAGTTAATACTTTAAAGGAAATCCTGAAAGACTACAAgaatttaaacatttctgttctCCTGGCTTGCTGCAATCCCTCAGTGATAGACTCTCTTAAAAGAGGGGGTTACTTTGGAAAGGATTTTGGATGTATGCAGGAAATGCTATTCTACAGTATACATAATGCTGTGCTATTTGCAAAAGACCAAAAGCTTCCAGCAGATTGCTCAGTTTAA
- the SLC26A1 gene encoding sulfate anion transporter 1 isoform X1 translates to MQIEQCLVEDFHSLQHAKTELVHSCQKAIQEHIKEVNTGNMERPLEATRMENNTSSCFLMERKTHAKINRKEVILAKLRKSCSCTPQKLKNFLMDFFPVLRWLPKYRCKEYIWGDVMSGLVIGIILVPQAIAYSLLAGLKPIYSLYTSFFANIIYFLMGTSRHVSVGIFSLISLMVGQVVDRELLLAGFDLNDDAPPASGDGSLQNDNLSNTTAFNLTIVGINAECGKECYAIGIATALTFMAGVYQVLMGIFRLGFVSMYLSESVLDGFATGASLTILTAQVKYLIGIKIPRSQGHGMLVITWINIFRNISQANLCDVITSAICIVVLVTAKELGDRYKHKLKFPLPTELVVIVVATLVSHYGKLNEVYASSVSGAIPTGFIPPKVPEFNLMLRVALDALPLAIVSFVFTVSLSEMFAKKYAYTIRANQEMFAVGFCNIIPSFFHSFATSAALAKTLVKTSTGCQTQISGVISAMVVLLVLLFLAPLFYSLQKCVLACIIIVSLRGALRKFQDVPARYQVNKVDTLVWVVTMSASALVSTEIGLLVGIVFSMLCIIVRTQRPRTALLGQIQDTSFYEDDLEYENLSTVPKVKIFRFEAPLYYANRNYFLKSLYRLTNLDPNLEAARRKKYEKKEKQHLKKGNHRTANGLGIGETTLQLVPKQIDFQTLVVDCSSISFLDTTGVNTLKEILKDYKNLNISVLLACCNPSVIDSLKRGGYFGKDFGCMQEMLFYSIHNAVLFAKDQKLPADCSV, encoded by the exons ATGCAAATAGAGCAATGTCTGGTTGAAGACTTCCATTCACTCCAACATGCAAAAACAGAGTTGGTACATTCCTGTCAAAAAGCTATCCAG GAACACATAAAAGAAGTAAACACAGGAAATATGGAAAGACCACTTGAGGCTACCAGAATGGAAAACAACACCTCATCCTGCTTTCTCATGGAAAGAAAGACTCATGCCAAGATTAATAGGAAAGAAGTCATACTAGCGAAACTGAgaaagagctgctcctgcacaccACAGAAGCTGAAGAACTTTCTTATGGACTTCTTTCCTGTTTTACGATGGCTTCCCAAGTACAGATGCAAAGAGTACATTTGGGGGGATGTTATGTCTGGGTTAGTGATCGGGATAATTTTGGTGCCTCAAGCAATTGCATACTCCCTGCTGGCAGGTCTGAAGCCCATTTATAGCCTTTACACATCATTCTTTGCCAACATCATCTATTTCTTAATGGGCACATCCCGTCACGTCTCAGTTGGCATTTTCAGCTTGATAAGCTTAATGGTGGGACAAGTTGTGGACCGAGAACTTCTCTTGGCTGGGTTTGACTTGAATGATGATGCCCCACCAGCCTCAGGTGATGGCTCTCTGCAGAATGACAATCTGTCCAACACAACTGCCTTCAACCTTACCATTGTGGGGATAAATGCCGAGTGTGGGAAAGAGTGCTACGCTATTGGCATTGCTACAGCCTTGACATTCATGGCTGGAGTGTATCAG GTTCTAATGGGGATCTTCCGTCTGGGTTTCGTATCTATGTACCTATCCGAGTCCGTACTAGATGGCTTTGCAACTGGTGCTTCCTTAACCATTTTAACAGCTCAAGTGAAGTATCTGATAGGAATAAAAATTCCACGTAGCCAAGGGCATGGGATGCTTGTTATTACCTGGATTAACATTTTCCGGAACATTTCTCAGGCTAACCTTTGCGATGTCATCACAAGTGCCATTTGTATCGTGGTGCTGGTCACCGCTAAGGAACTCGGAGATCGGTATAAACATAAACTGAAATTCCCTCTTCCCACAGAGCTGGTAGTTATCGTTGTGGCAACACTGGTGTCACACTATGGTAAGTTAAATGAAGTGTATGCATCCAGTGTTTCTGGAGCTATTCCAACAGGATTTATCCCTCCAAAGGTACCAGAGTTCAACTTAATGCTCCGAGTTGCACTAGATGCTTTGCCTCTTGCCATAGTCAGTTTTGTCTTCACTGTATCCCTCtcagaaatgtttgcaaagAAATATGCTTACACCATCCGAGCCAATCAGGAAATGTTTGCTGTGGGATTCTGCAACAtcattccttctttcttccactCTTTTGCAaccagtgcagctctggcaAAAACACTTGTCAAAACATCTACGGGCTGCCAGACTCAAATCTCTGGAGTAATTAGTGCAATGGTGGttttgctggtgctgctcttccTGGCACCTCTCTTCTACTCCTTGCAGAAGTGTGTCCTGGCTTGTATTATCATTGTCAGCCTTCGGGGAGCCCTGAGGAAGTTCCAAGATGTGCCAGCACGGTACCAGGTGAATAAGGTGGACACACTTGTTTGGGTAGTTACCATGTCTGCCTCTGCCTTGGTCAGCACAGAAATAGGACTGTTGGTTGGCATTGTTTTCTCCATGTTATGCATCATTGTTCGGACCCAGCGGCCACGGACAGCCCTGCTTGGTCAGATCCAAGACACCAGCTTTTATGAGGATGACTTAGAATATGAAAATCTCTCTACTGTTCCAAAGGTCAAAATATTTCGGTTTGAGGCCCCACTTTACTACGCAAATAGAAACTACTTCCTAAAGTCTCTATACAGATTGACCAATTTAGATCCTAACCTAGAAGCTGCTAGGAGGAAGAAATatgagaagaaggaaaagcagcatctgAAAAAGGGAAATCACAGAACTGCTAATGGACTTGGCATCGGAGAAACCACTTTGCAACTAGTTCCGAAGCAAATTGATTTCCAAACCCTTGTTGTAGATTGCTCTTCCATCTCATTTTTGGACACCACTGGAGTTAATACTTTAAAGGAAATCCTGAAAGACTACAAgaatttaaacatttctgttctCCTGGCTTGCTGCAATCCCTCAGTGATAGACTCTCTTAAAAGAGGGGGTTACTTTGGAAAGGATTTTGGATGTATGCAGGAAATGCTATTCTACAGTATACATAATGCTGTGCTATTTGCAAAAGACCAAAAGCTTCCAGCAGATTGCTCAGTTTAA